Proteins encoded by one window of Vespula pensylvanica isolate Volc-1 chromosome 6, ASM1446617v1, whole genome shotgun sequence:
- the LOC122629919 gene encoding uncharacterized protein LOC122629919 isoform X2: MAKNENLQKNIRHEKVVLEKKGDHVEISGNYTKRELRQLLLSPTVSPLLSDDEDRTKLEKTLETGIKLSQIDIEKIRKDKIHDEIRKKGEEILKDHQVTIDHKDYKDIIGDVLKEEQYKDDETWQQIYKDTRATLDTEEKKKEERISMEKYLREKGLSTSLINSILNNGLTDEYIRLLKALNITDDEIEHIKSIYQMKLDDSSVSLIKSDESFISSSSSLASSDYYLSPDSLYLKTLLSKALTRALPEIASKKPYDPIEYLGHWLLHLKISEEQRNKKREFEIELMMEREKYKMMIVEDQETVSIESRGEEEFIEDANFINYINN; this comes from the exons ATGGCTAAGAATGAAAACTTGCAGAAGAATATACGCCACGAGAAAGTAGTTTTGGAAAAAAAGGGTGATCATGTTGAAATTTCCGGAAACTATACCAAACGAGAACTTCGACAACTTTTATTATCACCAACTGTTTCTCCCTTACTATCTGATGACGAAGAT AGAACGAAACTTGAGAAAACTTTGGAAACTGGTATCAAATTGAGCCAAATTGATAtcgagaagataagaaaagataaaattcatGATGAGATCAGAAAAAAAG GTGAAGAAATTTTGAAGGATCATCAAGTAACTATTGATCACAAAgattataaagatattattggAGATGttttgaaagaagaacaatACAAGGACGATGAGACGTGgcaacaaatttataaagatacaAGGGCTACTTTGGAtaccgaagaaaagaaaaaggaagaaagaatatcaATGGAGAAATATTTACGTGAAAAAGGACTCAGTACTAGTCTCATCAActctatattaaataatggaTTGACTGACGAATATATCAG ACTTTTAAAAGCTTTGAATATCACCGACGACGAGATAGAacatataaaatcgatttatcaaatgaaattGGATGATTCGTCAGTGAGTTTAATTAAATCCGATgaatcttttatctcttcgtcttcttcattAGCTTCGTCCGACTATTACTTGTCACCCGACagtctttatttaaaaactttattaaGCAAAGCTTTAACTCGAGCACTTCCTGAAATTGCCTCGAAAAAACCTTACGATCCGATCGAATATCTTGGACATTGGTTGCTTCATTTAAAG atttccgaagaacaaagaaataagaaacgtgaattcgaaatagaattaatgatggaaagagaaaaatataagatgaTG attgtaGAGGATCAAGAAACTGTGAGTATCGAAAgcagaggagaagaagaatttatcgaagatgctaactttataaattatataaataattaa
- the LOC122629919 gene encoding uncharacterized protein LOC122629919 isoform X4, translating into MLLSSFDQIQSHCIYYTHIKQRTKLEKTLETGIKLSQIDIEKIRKDKIHDEIRKKGEEILKDHQVTIDHKDYKDIIGDVLKEEQYKDDETWQQIYKDTRATLDTEEKKKEERISMEKYLREKGLSTSLINSILNNGLTDEYIRLLKALNITDDEIEHIKSIYQMKLDDSSVSLIKSDESFISSSSSLASSDYYLSPDSLYLKTLLSKALTRALPEIASKKPYDPIEYLGHWLLHLKISEEQRNKKREFEIELMMEREKYKMMIVEDQETVSIESRGEEEFIEDANFINYINN; encoded by the exons ATGTTACTTTCAAGTTTCGATCAGATCCAGTCTCATTGTATTTACTATACACACATCAAACAGAGAACGAAACTTGAGAAAACTTTGGAAACTGGTATCAAATTGAGCCAAATTGATAtcgagaagataagaaaagataaaattcatGATGAGATCAGAAAAAAAG GTGAAGAAATTTTGAAGGATCATCAAGTAACTATTGATCACAAAgattataaagatattattggAGATGttttgaaagaagaacaatACAAGGACGATGAGACGTGgcaacaaatttataaagatacaAGGGCTACTTTGGAtaccgaagaaaagaaaaaggaagaaagaatatcaATGGAGAAATATTTACGTGAAAAAGGACTCAGTACTAGTCTCATCAActctatattaaataatggaTTGACTGACGAATATATCAG ACTTTTAAAAGCTTTGAATATCACCGACGACGAGATAGAacatataaaatcgatttatcaaatgaaattGGATGATTCGTCAGTGAGTTTAATTAAATCCGATgaatcttttatctcttcgtcttcttcattAGCTTCGTCCGACTATTACTTGTCACCCGACagtctttatttaaaaactttattaaGCAAAGCTTTAACTCGAGCACTTCCTGAAATTGCCTCGAAAAAACCTTACGATCCGATCGAATATCTTGGACATTGGTTGCTTCATTTAAAG atttccgaagaacaaagaaataagaaacgtgaattcgaaatagaattaatgatggaaagagaaaaatataagatgaTG attgtaGAGGATCAAGAAACTGTGAGTATCGAAAgcagaggagaagaagaatttatcgaagatgctaactttataaattatataaataattaa
- the LOC122629919 gene encoding uncharacterized protein LOC122629919 isoform X3: MAKNENLQKNIRHEKVVLEKKGDHVEISGNYTKRELRQLLLSPTVSPLLSDDEDRTKLEKTLETGIKLSQIDIEKIRKDKIHDEIKKIGEEILKDHQVTIDHKDYKDIIGDVLKEEQYKDDETWQQIYKDTRATLDTEEKKKEERISMEKYLREKGLSTSLINSILNNGLTDEYIRLLKALNITDDEIEHIKSIYQMKLDDSSVSLIKSDESFISSSSSLASSDYYLSPDSLYLKTLLSKALTRALPEIASKKPYDPIEYLGHWLLHLKISEEQRNKKREFEIELMMEREKYKMMIVEDQETVSIESRGEEEFIEDANFINYINN, encoded by the exons ATGGCTAAGAATGAAAACTTGCAGAAGAATATACGCCACGAGAAAGTAGTTTTGGAAAAAAAGGGTGATCATGTTGAAATTTCCGGAAACTATACCAAACGAGAACTTCGACAACTTTTATTATCACCAACTGTTTCTCCCTTACTATCTGATGACGAAGAT AGAACGAAACTTGAGAAAACTTTGGAAACTGGTATCAAATTGAGCCAAATTGATAtcgagaagataagaaaagataaaattcatGATGAG ATCAAAAAAATAGGTGAAGAAATTTTGAAGGATCATCAAGTAACTATTGATCACAAAgattataaagatattattggAGATGttttgaaagaagaacaatACAAGGACGATGAGACGTGgcaacaaatttataaagatacaAGGGCTACTTTGGAtaccgaagaaaagaaaaaggaagaaagaatatcaATGGAGAAATATTTACGTGAAAAAGGACTCAGTACTAGTCTCATCAActctatattaaataatggaTTGACTGACGAATATATCAG ACTTTTAAAAGCTTTGAATATCACCGACGACGAGATAGAacatataaaatcgatttatcaaatgaaattGGATGATTCGTCAGTGAGTTTAATTAAATCCGATgaatcttttatctcttcgtcttcttcattAGCTTCGTCCGACTATTACTTGTCACCCGACagtctttatttaaaaactttattaaGCAAAGCTTTAACTCGAGCACTTCCTGAAATTGCCTCGAAAAAACCTTACGATCCGATCGAATATCTTGGACATTGGTTGCTTCATTTAAAG atttccgaagaacaaagaaataagaaacgtgaattcgaaatagaattaatgatggaaagagaaaaatataagatgaTG attgtaGAGGATCAAGAAACTGTGAGTATCGAAAgcagaggagaagaagaatttatcgaagatgctaactttataaattatataaataattaa
- the LOC122630239 gene encoding sodium-dependent nutrient amino acid transporter 1-like isoform X2 encodes MAKAGKHNLGFIGDDGRINGQTNGNLKSSKKIEKNDDNFNFNYGVEDNRKVTQPVMEELTIIEKGVERATWGNSIEFLMSCIAMSIGLGNVWRFPFTAYENGGGVFLIPYIIVLFVVGKPFYYLEMILGQFTSRSSVKIWSAVPAFRGVGWAQMFSMIAVGTYYCSLISMTLYYLIGSFQSQLPWSTCLLEWGDTCVDSVKAENATIHNGTNMRSSAEFYFTKTVLKEIPNIDNGLGLPDWKLVLCLFVAWSSIFAVLVRGVKSSGKAAYFLAIFPYVIMIALLIRAVTLEGASNGIIFFIQPKWDKLFDPNVWYAAVTQCFFSLSVCFGGVIMYSSYNGFRHNIYRDVMVVTTLDTFTSLMAGLTIFGILGNLAHELGTDDISNVVRGGTGLAFVSYPDAIAKFTVLPNLFSVLFFLMLFVLGIGSAVALVGGIVSIISDQFPSFTHWYIVLGTSIFGFLCGIVYCTPGGQFILSLVDYYAGSFIIFVLATLEVMGFFWIYGLENFLDDVEYMLKRRPSIYWRICWGVITPVLLATILIYTIIVLTPLTYAGILYPTSAYGLYYYFIIIIIIVFVISIDNKK; translated from the exons atggcAAAG GCAGGTAAACATAATCTGGGATTTATTGGAGACGATGGCAGAATTAATGGTCAGACTAATGGTAATCTTAaaagttcgaaaaaaattgaaaaa aacgacgacaattttaatttcaattatggCGTCGAAGATAACAGAAAAGTTACTCAACCAGTAATGGAAGAACTG acaataatagaaaaaggtGTTGAAAGAGCTACATGGGGCAACAGTATCGAATTTCTCATGTCCTGTATCGCCATGTCGATTGGTCTCGGCAATGTTTGGAGATTTCCATTCACGGCATATGAAAATGGCGGAGGTGTTTTTTTGATACCTTACATAATCGTCCTTTTCGTCGTTGGGAAGCCCTTTTATTATTTGGAAATGATATTAGGCCAATTCACCAGCAGATCATCCGTTAAAATATGGTCCGCAG TGCCAGCATTTCGTGGTGTTGGCTGGGCCCAAATGTTTTCTATGATTGCCGTTGGTACTTACTATTGTTCTTTGATATCAATGACCTTATATTATTTGATCGGTAGCTTTCAATCTCAGCTACCTTGGTCCACATGTCTTCTCGAATGGGGAGATACGTGCGTTGATTCCGTAAAAGCTGAAAATGCAACAATTCACAATGGCACGAATATGAGAAGTTCCGctgaattttatttcac aaAAACGGTATTGAAGGAAATACCTAATATCGATAATGGGTTGGGTCTACCCGATTGGAAATTAGTCCTTTGCTTGTTTGTCGCCTGGTCAAGTATTTTTGCTGTCCTTGTACGTGGAGTTAAAAGTTCTGGCAAGGCAGCCTACTTCCTCGCAATATTCCCATACGTGATCATGATAGCTTTGTTGATCAGGGCGGTGACCTTGGAGGGAGCAAGCAACGGGATAATCTTCTTCATTCAACCGAAGTGGGACAAACTGTTCGATCCAAATGTCTGGTACGCTGCTGTGACACAGTGTTTCTTTTCACTGTCAGTTTGCTTCGGTGGTGTCATCATGTATTCGTCCTACAACGGCTTTAGACACAATATCTACAG AGACGTCATGGTTGTGACCACTTTAGATACCTTCACCAGTCTCATGGCAGGATTGACTATTTTTGGGATACTTGGTAATTTAGCTCATGAACTTGGCACCGATGATATCAGCAATGTTGTCCGTGGCGGGACTGGATTAGCCTTCGTTTCTTATCCAGACGCCATTGCGAAATTTACGGTCTTACCAAAT tTGTTTTCTGTATTATTCTTTCTAATGCTCTTCGTTCTTGGAATCGGAAGTGCTGTTGCACTCGTTGGAGGAATCGTCAGTATAATCAGTGATCAATTTCCAAGTTTTACGCATTGGTATATTGTACTTGGTACATCTATCTTTGGATTCCTTTGTGGTATTGTTTATTGCACACCA gGTGGTCAATTTATATTAAGTCTGGTTGATTATTACGCTGGCtcctttatcatttttgtCTTGGCTACGCTCGAAGTGATGGGATTTTTTTGGATCTAtggattagaaaatttcttagaCGATGTTGAATACATGTTGAAAAGAAGGCCATCGATTTATTGGAGAATTTGTTGGGGTGTAATAACGCCAGTCCTTCTAGCaactattttaatttatactatCATTGTACTGACACCACTCACTTATGCTGGTATCTTGTATCCTACAAGTGCATATggtttgtattattatt ttattattattattattatagtgtTTGTTATATCCATTGATAACAAAAAGTAG
- the LOC122629919 gene encoding uncharacterized protein LOC122629919 isoform X1, translated as MAKNENLQKNIRHEKVVLEKKGDHVEISGNYTKRELRQLLLSPTVSPLLSDDEDRTKLEKTLETGIKLSQIDIEKIRKDKIHDEIRKKGEEILKDHQVTIDHKDYKDIIGDVLKEEQYKDDETWQQIYKDTRATLDTEEKKKEERISMEKYLREKGLSTSLINSILNNGLTDEYIRLLKALNITDDEIEHIKSIYQMKLDDSSVSLIKSDESFISSSSSLASSDYYLSPDSLYLKTLLSKALTRALPEIASKKPYDPIEYLGHWLLHLKISEEQRNKKREFEIELMMEREKYKMMIVEDQETVSIESRGEEEFIEDANFINYINN; from the exons ATGGCTAAGAATGAAAACTTGCAGAAGAATATACGCCACGAGAAAGTAGTTTTGGAAAAAAAGGGTGATCATGTTGAAATTTCCGGAAACTATACCAAACGAGAACTTCGACAACTTTTATTATCACCAACTGTTTCTCCCTTACTATCTGATGACGAAGAT AGAACGAAACTTGAGAAAACTTTGGAAACTGGTATCAAATTGAGCCAAATTGATAtcgagaagataagaaaagataaaattcatGATGAGATCAGAAAAAAAG GTGAAGAAATTTTGAAGGATCATCAAGTAACTATTGATCACAAAgattataaagatattattggAGATGttttgaaagaagaacaatACAAGGACGATGAGACGTGgcaacaaatttataaagatacaAGGGCTACTTTGGAtaccgaagaaaagaaaaaggaagaaagaatatcaATGGAGAAATATTTACGTGAAAAAGGACTCAGTACTAGTCTCATCAActctatattaaataatggaTTGACTGACGAATATATCAG ACTTTTAAAAGCTTTGAATATCACCGACGACGAGATAGAacatataaaatcgatttatcaaatgaaattGGATGATTCGTCAGTGAGTTTAATTAAATCCGATgaatcttttatctcttcgtcttcttcattAGCTTCGTCCGACTATTACTTGTCACCCGACagtctttatttaaaaactttattaaGCAAAGCTTTAACTCGAGCACTTCCTGAAATTGCCTCGAAAAAACCTTACGATCCGATCGAATATCTTGGACATTGGTTGCTTCATTTAAAG atttccgaagaacaaagaaataagaaacgtgaattcgaaatagaattaatgatggaaagagaaaaatataagatgaTG attgtaGAGGATCAAGAAACTGTGAGTATCGAAAgcagaggagaagaagaatttatcgaagatgctaactttataaattatataaataa ttaa
- the LOC122630239 gene encoding sodium-dependent nutrient amino acid transporter 1-like isoform X1: MAKAGKHNLGFIGDDGRINGQTNGNLKSSKKIEKNDDNFNFNYGVEDNRKVTQPVMEELTIIEKGVERATWGNSIEFLMSCIAMSIGLGNVWRFPFTAYENGGGVFLIPYIIVLFVVGKPFYYLEMILGQFTSRSSVKIWSAVPAFRGVGWAQMFSMIAVGTYYCSLISMTLYYLIGSFQSQLPWSTCLLEWGDTCVDSVKAENATIHNGTNMRSSAEFYFTKTVLKEIPNIDNGLGLPDWKLVLCLFVAWSSIFAVLVRGVKSSGKAAYFLAIFPYVIMIALLIRAVTLEGASNGIIFFIQPKWDKLFDPNVWYAAVTQCFFSLSVCFGGVIMYSSYNGFRHNIYRDVMVVTTLDTFTSLMAGLTIFGILGNLAHELGTDDISNVVRGGTGLAFVSYPDAIAKFTVLPNLFSVLFFLMLFVLGIGSAVALVGGIVSIISDQFPSFTHWYIVLGTSIFGFLCGIVYCTPGGQFILSLVDYYAGSFIIFVLATLEVMGFFWIYGLENFLDDVEYMLKRRPSIYWRICWGVITPVLLATILIYTIIVLTPLTYAGILYPTSAYAAGWLLFAFGTLQIPFWMLYTIMCKRNLGMPKMITNSFSPSVDWGPRNTQELASWKEYKEMMRKKREKRNCSKLKQFVYVLFCLEEKLV; encoded by the exons atggcAAAG GCAGGTAAACATAATCTGGGATTTATTGGAGACGATGGCAGAATTAATGGTCAGACTAATGGTAATCTTAaaagttcgaaaaaaattgaaaaa aacgacgacaattttaatttcaattatggCGTCGAAGATAACAGAAAAGTTACTCAACCAGTAATGGAAGAACTG acaataatagaaaaaggtGTTGAAAGAGCTACATGGGGCAACAGTATCGAATTTCTCATGTCCTGTATCGCCATGTCGATTGGTCTCGGCAATGTTTGGAGATTTCCATTCACGGCATATGAAAATGGCGGAGGTGTTTTTTTGATACCTTACATAATCGTCCTTTTCGTCGTTGGGAAGCCCTTTTATTATTTGGAAATGATATTAGGCCAATTCACCAGCAGATCATCCGTTAAAATATGGTCCGCAG TGCCAGCATTTCGTGGTGTTGGCTGGGCCCAAATGTTTTCTATGATTGCCGTTGGTACTTACTATTGTTCTTTGATATCAATGACCTTATATTATTTGATCGGTAGCTTTCAATCTCAGCTACCTTGGTCCACATGTCTTCTCGAATGGGGAGATACGTGCGTTGATTCCGTAAAAGCTGAAAATGCAACAATTCACAATGGCACGAATATGAGAAGTTCCGctgaattttatttcac aaAAACGGTATTGAAGGAAATACCTAATATCGATAATGGGTTGGGTCTACCCGATTGGAAATTAGTCCTTTGCTTGTTTGTCGCCTGGTCAAGTATTTTTGCTGTCCTTGTACGTGGAGTTAAAAGTTCTGGCAAGGCAGCCTACTTCCTCGCAATATTCCCATACGTGATCATGATAGCTTTGTTGATCAGGGCGGTGACCTTGGAGGGAGCAAGCAACGGGATAATCTTCTTCATTCAACCGAAGTGGGACAAACTGTTCGATCCAAATGTCTGGTACGCTGCTGTGACACAGTGTTTCTTTTCACTGTCAGTTTGCTTCGGTGGTGTCATCATGTATTCGTCCTACAACGGCTTTAGACACAATATCTACAG AGACGTCATGGTTGTGACCACTTTAGATACCTTCACCAGTCTCATGGCAGGATTGACTATTTTTGGGATACTTGGTAATTTAGCTCATGAACTTGGCACCGATGATATCAGCAATGTTGTCCGTGGCGGGACTGGATTAGCCTTCGTTTCTTATCCAGACGCCATTGCGAAATTTACGGTCTTACCAAAT tTGTTTTCTGTATTATTCTTTCTAATGCTCTTCGTTCTTGGAATCGGAAGTGCTGTTGCACTCGTTGGAGGAATCGTCAGTATAATCAGTGATCAATTTCCAAGTTTTACGCATTGGTATATTGTACTTGGTACATCTATCTTTGGATTCCTTTGTGGTATTGTTTATTGCACACCA gGTGGTCAATTTATATTAAGTCTGGTTGATTATTACGCTGGCtcctttatcatttttgtCTTGGCTACGCTCGAAGTGATGGGATTTTTTTGGATCTAtggattagaaaatttcttagaCGATGTTGAATACATGTTGAAAAGAAGGCCATCGATTTATTGGAGAATTTGTTGGGGTGTAATAACGCCAGTCCTTCTAGCaactattttaatttatactatCATTGTACTGACACCACTCACTTATGCTGGTATCTTGTATCCTACAAGTGCATATg CTGCCGGATGGTTGCTATTTGCGTTTGGTACATTACAAATCCCATTTTGGATGTTATACACGATAATGTGTAAACGAAACTTGGGCATGCCAAAa atGATCACAAACTCTTTCAGTCCCTCGGTCGATTGGGGCCCAAGAAATACTCAAGAATTAGCCAGTTGGAAGGAATATAAGGAAATGATGAGAAAAAAACGTGAGAAACGTAATTGTtctaaattaaaacaattcgtttatgttcttttttgtttagaaGAGAAACTCGTATGA
- the LOC122629919 gene encoding uncharacterized protein LOC122629919 isoform X5 — protein MAKNENLQKNIRHEKVVLEKKGDHVEISGNYTKRELRQLLLSPTVSPLLSDDEDRTKLEKTLETGIKLSQIDIEKIRKDKIHDEIRKKGEEILKDHQVTIDHKDYKDIIGDVLKEEQYKDDETWQQIYKDTRATLDTEEKKKEERISMEKYLREKGLSTSLINSILNNGLTDEYIRLLKALNITDDEIEHIKSIYQMKLDDSSVSLIKSDESFISSSSSLASSDYYLSPDSLYLKTLLSKALTRALPEIASKKPYDPIEYLGHWLLHLKQFQFDIFVIYIL, from the exons ATGGCTAAGAATGAAAACTTGCAGAAGAATATACGCCACGAGAAAGTAGTTTTGGAAAAAAAGGGTGATCATGTTGAAATTTCCGGAAACTATACCAAACGAGAACTTCGACAACTTTTATTATCACCAACTGTTTCTCCCTTACTATCTGATGACGAAGAT AGAACGAAACTTGAGAAAACTTTGGAAACTGGTATCAAATTGAGCCAAATTGATAtcgagaagataagaaaagataaaattcatGATGAGATCAGAAAAAAAG GTGAAGAAATTTTGAAGGATCATCAAGTAACTATTGATCACAAAgattataaagatattattggAGATGttttgaaagaagaacaatACAAGGACGATGAGACGTGgcaacaaatttataaagatacaAGGGCTACTTTGGAtaccgaagaaaagaaaaaggaagaaagaatatcaATGGAGAAATATTTACGTGAAAAAGGACTCAGTACTAGTCTCATCAActctatattaaataatggaTTGACTGACGAATATATCAG ACTTTTAAAAGCTTTGAATATCACCGACGACGAGATAGAacatataaaatcgatttatcaaatgaaattGGATGATTCGTCAGTGAGTTTAATTAAATCCGATgaatcttttatctcttcgtcttcttcattAGCTTCGTCCGACTATTACTTGTCACCCGACagtctttatttaaaaactttattaaGCAAAGCTTTAACTCGAGCACTTCCTGAAATTGCCTCGAAAAAACCTTACGATCCGATCGAATATCTTGGACATTGGTTGCTTCATTTAAAG caatttcaatttgatatatttgtaatatatattttataa